From the Deltaproteobacteria bacterium genome, one window contains:
- a CDS encoding double-cubane-cluster-containing anaerobic reductase has product MHRNIEPLVNDGFDGQHAKRVLNYIQSQREKGKNVVGIYCGYAPLEVIRAINAVPAVLCAFANKTIAAAEAVLPANLCPLIKSSYGFIITDTCPFYALSEAVIAETTCDGKKKMFELISHIKPMYVMDLPQLPDEREAQANWTVMIRKLQTFLENTFDREIRDEDVEAEIKDTNRKFEMMNRIFDFTRHKPSVISWSELYDLTYLAQSATFNDIAPLLEETVKKLEKRVASGVAVGGADSPRVLVTGCPVGGDANKVFMIIEELGGDIVCLDSCTGMKTFMGKIEENTADPYAAIAKRYLKIPCSCMTPNSNRLQELDAMIDRFKPDAIIEVVLHACHSYNVESHKIRVHAKNRHGLPYLKIETDYSEGDVEQIRTRVEALFDSL; this is encoded by the coding sequence ATGCACAGAAATATTGAGCCGCTTGTTAACGACGGTTTTGACGGTCAGCACGCTAAAAGGGTTTTGAACTATATACAATCGCAGAGAGAGAAGGGAAAAAACGTGGTCGGCATCTACTGCGGGTATGCTCCTCTGGAGGTTATTCGCGCCATAAATGCCGTTCCGGCAGTGTTGTGTGCCTTTGCCAACAAAACCATCGCCGCGGCGGAAGCGGTGCTGCCCGCCAATCTGTGTCCGCTCATTAAATCGAGCTACGGGTTTATCATCACGGATACCTGTCCGTTTTACGCCCTCTCCGAGGCCGTCATTGCGGAGACCACGTGCGACGGCAAGAAAAAAATGTTCGAACTCATTTCACACATCAAGCCCATGTATGTCATGGATCTGCCCCAGCTTCCCGATGAACGGGAGGCCCAGGCCAACTGGACGGTCATGATCAGGAAACTGCAGACGTTTCTGGAAAACACCTTTGACAGAGAGATCCGTGATGAGGATGTGGAGGCGGAGATTAAAGACACCAACCGGAAATTCGAAATGATGAATCGGATTTTCGATTTCACCAGGCATAAGCCCTCAGTGATAAGCTGGAGCGAACTCTACGACCTGACGTATCTGGCACAATCGGCGACGTTCAACGATATTGCTCCCTTGCTGGAAGAGACCGTAAAGAAGCTGGAGAAAAGAGTCGCCTCCGGAGTTGCCGTCGGAGGTGCGGATTCGCCGCGGGTGCTCGTTACCGGATGCCCCGTGGGCGGGGACGCAAACAAGGTCTTCATGATTATCGAGGAACTCGGCGGCGATATCGTCTGTCTGGATTCCTGTACGGGGATGAAGACGTTTATGGGAAAAATAGAAGAAAATACGGCAGATCCGTACGCCGCCATCGCTAAACGATACCTGAAAATTCCCTGCTCCTGCATGACCCCCAACTCGAACCGCCTGCAGGAATTGGATGCAATGATTGACCGGTTTAAGCCGGATGCAATCATTGAAGTCGTGCTCCATGCCTGCCATTCCTATAATGTCGAATCCCACAAAATCCGCGTTCATGCAAAGAACAGACACGGCCTGCCTTATCTGAAGATCGAAACCGACTATTCAGAAGGCGATGTGGAACAGATACGCACACGGGTGGAGGCTTTGTTTGACAGTCTCTGA
- a CDS encoding iron-sulfur cluster assembly scaffold protein, with amino-acid sequence MKRKSDNWMDLYKKNVPEETEPELGKELPHGPVLFYNELVIEHCTNPRNVGEITDADGFAHLGDPSCGDWMNLWIKVDSGRIADIKFLSSGCAGAVATSSMTTVLARGKTIEEAKRITDADVILALEGIPGRDGKCILSGTSALLEAIRDYEQKSGGAKENE; translated from the coding sequence ATGAAGAGAAAATCTGATAACTGGATGGATCTCTATAAAAAAAATGTACCGGAGGAAACGGAGCCGGAACTGGGCAAGGAACTCCCCCATGGACCCGTGCTTTTTTATAATGAACTGGTAATAGAACATTGTACGAATCCCAGGAATGTCGGTGAAATAACCGATGCTGACGGGTTTGCGCACCTTGGCGATCCCTCATGCGGTGATTGGATGAACTTATGGATTAAAGTGGATTCGGGCAGGATTGCAGATATTAAATTCCTGTCCTCCGGATGTGCGGGCGCTGTTGCGACCAGCAGCATGACGACAGTGCTTGCCAGAGGGAAAACCATAGAAGAAGCGAAACGGATAACCGACGCCGATGTTATCCTTGCTCTTGAGGGAATTCCCGGACGCGACGGTAAATGCATTCTTTCAGGTACCAGCGCATTACTCGAAGCTATCAGGGACTATGAGCAAAAGAGCGGTGGGGCCAAAGAGAACGAATGA
- a CDS encoding nitronate monooxygenase family protein, which yields MIRTRFTELFGIRHPIVQGGMQNVGRAELVAAVANAGALGFITALTQPTPDDLLKEIERTRRMTDKPFGVNLSILPAIKPIPYEEYAQAIIDSGIKIVETAGQNPEQFLPAFTSAGIKVIHKCTSVRHGLKAEKIGCAAVSIDGFECAGHPGEDDIPGLVLIPAAVDKIKIPIIASGGFGDGRGLVAALALGAEGINMGTRFLATKEAPIHDTMKKKIVESDERQTALLFRTLRHTGRVYRNSIAQKVLEIEARPGETQFQDILTLVSGERSKKVIDDGNLEDGIWWAGMVMGLIHDIPTVKELIERIVNEAEQLIKTRLTKLLT from the coding sequence ATGATCCGTACCCGCTTTACTGAACTTTTCGGTATCAGGCACCCTATTGTGCAGGGAGGCATGCAGAATGTCGGCCGCGCAGAACTCGTTGCTGCTGTGGCGAATGCCGGAGCCCTCGGTTTTATTACCGCCCTGACCCAGCCGACTCCGGATGACCTTTTAAAAGAGATTGAACGTACACGTCGGATGACCGACAAACCATTTGGCGTCAACTTGTCAATTCTGCCTGCCATTAAGCCGATACCTTATGAAGAATATGCCCAGGCCATTATTGATTCCGGTATCAAGATCGTTGAGACTGCAGGGCAAAATCCGGAGCAATTCCTGCCAGCCTTCACATCAGCAGGCATCAAAGTCATCCATAAATGCACTTCAGTCCGCCATGGACTTAAGGCTGAAAAGATTGGCTGCGCCGCCGTGAGCATCGACGGTTTCGAGTGTGCCGGCCATCCGGGCGAAGATGATATTCCCGGTCTTGTGCTCATTCCTGCCGCAGTGGACAAAATTAAGATCCCGATCATCGCCTCGGGCGGTTTCGGCGATGGCCGCGGTTTGGTCGCCGCCCTCGCACTGGGAGCTGAAGGGATCAATATGGGCACCCGTTTCCTGGCAACGAAGGAAGCCCCTATTCATGATACCATGAAAAAGAAGATCGTTGAGTCCGATGAACGGCAAACAGCATTGCTTTTTCGAACACTGAGACATACCGGGCGGGTCTACCGCAACAGCATCGCACAGAAAGTGCTTGAAATCGAGGCGCGTCCCGGGGAGACACAATTTCAAGACATTTTGACTCTTGTTTCGGGTGAAAGGAGCAAGAAGGTCATCGACGACGGAAATTTAGAAGACGGCATCTGGTGGGCCGGTATGGTAATGGGACTAATCCACGATATACCGACAGTAAAAGAACTCATTGAGAGAATCGTGAATGAAGCTGAGCAGCTCATAAAAACAAGACTCACGAAACTGCTCACTTAA
- a CDS encoding long-chain fatty acid--CoA ligase, whose amino-acid sequence MNLVTLADENLKSFGEYPFLIFEDVTFTNRQMINDANGMANGLKKLGVNKGDKVAVMLPNCPEVLISYQGILRCGAVIVPLIPLMNEKELTHILGNCEAVAMITTRDIFQKNEPMLRTIKTLKNIIIADENAPAGTIPFRSLIRDASEEPDFPAVEEDDLAVILYTAGTTSTPKGVMLTHKNLYSNAVNASRAHGTQASDITLIALPLSHSFGITSMNKAYTYGNLHVLMRKFQVEEAFKLIEKYRVTNCPGVPAMFITMLNSPDADRYDLSSWKSCLSGAAPFPVANLLAFQKRFHCTVFEAYGLSEASPAVSTNYHNRPTKPGSIGQPIPEVEVRIVDDQDQDVPGGDVGELLVKGPNVSSGYYKLPEETAKTFRNGWLHTGDMARMDEDGYLYIVERKKDLIIRGGFNIYPRDIEEILYQHPAVKDAVAIGVPDPVMGEEIKVYAVLKEGMTAEAEEILNYCQNQLAKYKWPKFIEFVESLPRNPMGKILRKELRKLNTRDS is encoded by the coding sequence ATGAATCTTGTCACACTTGCCGATGAAAACCTGAAAAGCTTCGGTGAATATCCATTTTTAATCTTTGAGGACGTAACTTTCACAAACAGGCAAATGATTAATGATGCAAATGGGATGGCTAATGGTCTGAAGAAGCTCGGCGTTAACAAGGGCGATAAAGTGGCGGTAATGCTGCCCAACTGCCCGGAGGTCCTTATCAGCTACCAGGGTATTCTCAGGTGCGGCGCCGTCATCGTTCCCCTTATTCCCCTTATGAACGAAAAGGAATTAACCCATATTCTCGGTAACTGTGAAGCCGTTGCGATGATCACCACACGTGACATTTTTCAAAAAAACGAACCCATGCTGCGGACGATCAAAACCCTGAAAAACATAATCATCGCGGACGAGAACGCACCGGCGGGAACCATTCCTTTCCGGTCACTGATCAGGGATGCTTCCGAAGAACCGGATTTCCCAGCCGTCGAAGAGGATGATCTGGCGGTGATCCTCTACACAGCAGGCACTACATCGACGCCAAAAGGAGTCATGCTGACGCATAAGAATCTCTATTCCAACGCGGTGAACGCTTCACGCGCCCACGGCACCCAGGCAAGCGATATCACCCTGATTGCACTACCCCTGTCCCACTCTTTCGGGATCACATCAATGAATAAGGCATACACATATGGCAATCTGCATGTCCTGATGCGGAAATTCCAGGTTGAAGAGGCCTTTAAACTGATCGAGAAATACAGAGTGACCAACTGTCCCGGTGTCCCTGCCATGTTCATCACCATGCTGAACAGTCCCGATGCGGATAGGTACGATCTATCCTCATGGAAGAGCTGCCTCAGTGGTGCAGCACCTTTTCCGGTCGCGAATCTATTAGCATTTCAAAAGAGATTTCACTGTACAGTCTTTGAGGCCTATGGACTTTCCGAAGCCTCGCCGGCAGTCAGTACGAATTATCATAACCGCCCGACAAAACCCGGCTCTATCGGCCAGCCTATCCCCGAAGTTGAGGTAAGGATCGTGGATGATCAAGATCAGGATGTCCCCGGGGGAGATGTCGGAGAGTTACTGGTCAAAGGTCCCAATGTTTCGTCGGGCTATTATAAGCTGCCCGAAGAAACTGCAAAGACGTTCAGAAACGGCTGGTTGCACACCGGCGACATGGCGAGAATGGATGAGGACGGTTATCTGTATATCGTGGAAAGAAAAAAGGACCTCATCATCCGTGGCGGTTTCAATATTTATCCCCGCGATATTGAGGAAATCCTGTACCAGCATCCGGCCGTCAAGGACGCTGTGGCCATCGGCGTCCCCGATCCTGTAATGGGAGAAGAAATCAAAGTGTATGCGGTACTGAAAGAGGGCATGACGGCAGAAGCGGAAGAGATTCTCAATTACTGTCAGAATCAGCTTGCCAAATACAAATGGCCGAAATTCATTGAATTTGTTGAGAGCCTGCCGAGAAATCCCATGGGAAAGATATTACGCAAGGAACTGCGAAAACTCAACACCAGGGACAGTTGA
- a CDS encoding APC family permease gives MNSDNSERTLNLFEKLRRRLIGPPRDINEPSLFHKISLIPVLAWIGLGADGLSSSSYGPEEAFKALGSHSYLAVFLALATALTVFIISYAYSRIIEHFPHGGGGYIVSTHMIGKNAGVISGCALLVDYVLTITVSLASCGDALFSYLPIAYLKYKLIFVVFLILLLVVMNLRGVKESVTVLAPIFIIFIVTHVLLIGYGLLSHVDQVGPVAEAYKGSFKHDLSTIGYVSMLAIFLRAFSLGGGTYTGIEAVSNAMQIMREPKVQTGKRTMVYLATSLAITAAGLLFCYSLYQIVPTEGRTLNAVLADLTFGNWPLGGWIALITILSEGGLLMVGAQSGFAGGPSVMANMAIDSWLPRRFASLSERLSMQDGVLLMGGAALFLLLYTNGSVSALVVMYSINVFLTFTLSQFGMASFFFRNREKDKAWKRHIVIHVIGLILCLTILIITVFEKFEEGGWMTLLITSTVIGLCYLIRGHYRKVSKGVRQLEDILSELPKGRDPNNEPLDPKETTAILLVRGYSGFGLHVWLSVVREFPKLYKNFVFISVGEIDSGSFKGIAEIDSLKKSVDNDLKKYVNLVRSYGFPADYRMGIGTDVADTATELCESLVKEFPRATVFAGKLIFRQENPFQKILHNETAFAIQRRLQWNGITTVIMPVRVDI, from the coding sequence ATGAATTCTGATAATTCGGAGCGCACATTAAACCTCTTTGAGAAGTTGCGCCGCAGATTGATCGGTCCGCCTCGAGATATCAATGAACCTTCACTATTTCACAAGATATCTCTCATACCCGTCCTTGCATGGATCGGCCTCGGCGCCGACGGCCTTTCTTCCTCTTCATACGGTCCGGAGGAGGCATTTAAGGCTCTGGGTTCCCACAGCTATCTTGCTGTTTTCTTAGCCTTAGCGACCGCTTTAACAGTTTTCATCATCTCCTACGCATATTCCCGTATCATCGAGCATTTCCCTCATGGCGGCGGCGGATACATTGTCTCAACCCATATGATCGGCAAAAACGCAGGTGTGATATCGGGATGCGCCCTTCTCGTCGATTATGTACTGACTATCACCGTATCTCTTGCTTCCTGTGGCGATGCTCTGTTCAGCTATCTACCCATTGCCTACCTTAAATACAAATTGATCTTCGTCGTCTTTTTAATCCTCCTCCTTGTTGTCATGAACTTGAGAGGCGTAAAAGAGTCTGTAACAGTTCTCGCGCCGATTTTTATCATTTTCATTGTAACCCATGTCTTGCTGATTGGTTATGGTTTGTTAAGCCATGTCGATCAAGTCGGGCCTGTTGCTGAAGCATATAAAGGGAGTTTCAAGCATGACCTCTCAACCATAGGTTATGTAAGTATGTTGGCGATTTTTCTCAGGGCTTTTTCTCTGGGCGGAGGTACCTATACGGGTATCGAGGCTGTTTCTAATGCGATGCAGATTATGCGTGAACCCAAAGTCCAGACGGGCAAGCGTACGATGGTGTACCTGGCCACATCGCTTGCAATTACAGCAGCGGGGCTGCTGTTCTGTTATTCGCTTTACCAAATAGTGCCTACCGAAGGGAGAACTTTGAATGCAGTCCTCGCCGATCTCACTTTCGGTAATTGGCCTCTGGGCGGCTGGATCGCTTTGATTACCATTCTCTCCGAGGGGGGTCTCCTCATGGTTGGTGCTCAGTCAGGATTCGCAGGGGGACCGAGTGTCATGGCAAACATGGCCATCGATTCCTGGCTCCCCCGCCGCTTCGCATCATTATCCGAACGCCTCTCCATGCAGGATGGCGTCCTTTTGATGGGTGGCGCCGCCCTGTTTCTTTTATTATACACCAATGGTTCCGTTTCAGCCCTTGTTGTCATGTACTCCATTAATGTGTTTCTCACCTTCACGCTCTCACAGTTCGGAATGGCGAGTTTTTTCTTCCGAAACAGGGAAAAAGATAAAGCCTGGAAAAGACACATCGTCATACACGTTATCGGCTTGATACTCTGCCTTACAATCCTCATTATTACCGTCTTCGAGAAGTTTGAAGAGGGCGGCTGGATGACCCTTTTAATCACCTCAACAGTGATCGGGTTGTGCTATTTAATCCGTGGACATTACAGGAAAGTGAGCAAAGGAGTTCGACAACTCGAAGATATTCTTTCTGAACTCCCCAAGGGTCGTGATCCCAATAATGAACCGTTAGACCCAAAGGAGACGACAGCAATTCTCCTTGTAAGAGGCTACAGCGGTTTTGGTCTTCATGTGTGGCTTTCCGTTGTCCGTGAATTTCCCAAACTTTACAAAAACTTCGTTTTTATCTCTGTGGGAGAAATCGATTCGGGTTCATTTAAAGGAATAGCAGAAATAGATTCCTTAAAAAAATCTGTCGATAATGACCTAAAAAAATACGTAAATCTTGTACGTTCCTACGGATTCCCGGCTGATTACAGGATGGGGATAGGAACAGATGTAGCTGATACTGCGACAGAGCTTTGCGAGTCTCTTGTGAAAGAATTCCCAAGAGCAACGGTCTTCGCAGGAAAACTGATTTTTCGCCAGGAAAACCCTTTTCAGAAGATACTCCATAATGAGACGGCCTTTGCCATCCAGCGGCGTCTGCAGTGGAATGGCATCACAACAGTCATAATGCCTGTCCGTGTAGATATATGA
- a CDS encoding transposase encodes MARPLRIQYPDAWYHVMNRGRRGEPVFTVDDDYVSFIATLRESRELWNVNVAAYCLMPNKMPIMCSIFGRTMERENTLQRPMKT; translated from the coding sequence ATGGCCAGACCGTTACGAATCCAGTATCCTGATGCGTGGTACCATGTGATGAACCGGGGACGGCGAGGCGAGCCCGTCTTTACAGTTGATGACGACTATGTCTCATTCATTGCCACCCTGAGGGAATCACGCGAACTCTGGAACGTCAACGTAGCCGCATACTGCCTCATGCCGAATAAAATGCCCATCATGTGTTCTATTTTTGGCAGGACAATGGAGAGGGAAAATACTCTACAAAGGCCAATGAAAACATAG
- a CDS encoding HEAT repeat domain-containing protein, which translates to MRRHVASALEMWDLQPLNPFLRSSGIDSKVPFNIPHRVAAARAGMGTFGKNCLLYSGRTARQSSWVFPIPLVVDSEFTPDEPTMRMGCPEWCRNACIAACPTKALKGNGAIDPRKCVSALTYFGNTITPRELREPMGMYIYGCDRCQNVCPRNLPWLSQELPINRRAAAKVKDFEITTLLHMDRKFFESRIWPSMFYMSPDDLWKWKMNIARVMGNSLDHRYVDDLIRAYNENNNERVRSMIAWALGRTGGKKAKDALDSFLKISEGIVREEVVAALGSC; encoded by the coding sequence TTGAGGAGGCACGTCGCCTCGGCTTTGGAGATGTGGGATTTACAACCGCTGAACCCTTTCCTTCGCAGCAGCGGCATCGATTCCAAGGTTCCTTTCAACATTCCCCATCGCGTTGCGGCGGCCCGGGCCGGCATGGGAACATTTGGCAAGAATTGTCTCTTGTATTCAGGGAGGACGGCCCGACAGAGTTCGTGGGTTTTTCCCATTCCTTTAGTGGTGGATAGCGAGTTTACACCGGACGAACCGACGATGAGGATGGGTTGTCCCGAATGGTGCCGGAATGCTTGTATTGCCGCATGCCCCACAAAAGCTCTGAAAGGAAACGGTGCAATTGATCCGAGAAAATGCGTTTCCGCTCTTACTTACTTCGGGAACACAATCACGCCAAGGGAACTCCGCGAACCAATGGGCATGTATATCTATGGTTGCGACCGATGTCAGAATGTCTGCCCGCGCAATCTCCCCTGGCTTTCCCAGGAACTTCCCATTAACCGGCGCGCAGCGGCGAAGGTGAAGGACTTCGAGATTACAACCCTTCTCCACATGGATAGGAAATTCTTTGAAAGCCGAATATGGCCTTCCATGTTCTATATGTCTCCTGATGACCTTTGGAAGTGGAAAATGAATATCGCTCGCGTGATGGGAAACAGCCTCGATCATCGCTATGTTGATGATCTCATTCGCGCCTATAATGAAAATAATAATGAACGGGTCAGGAGTATGATCGCCTGGGCCTTGGGTCGAACAGGCGGGAAGAAAGCAAAGGATGCCCTTGATTCATTTCTTAAGATAAGTGAAGGGATTGTCCGGGAGGAGGTTGTGGCGGCTCTTGGATCGTGTTAG
- a CDS encoding CusA/CzcA family heavy metal efflux RND transporter has translation MIAKIIAYSARNKFIIFLMMFISLAWGYWALKNAPLDAIPDLSDTQVIIYTEWTGRSPDLVEDQITYPISSTLLAAPQVQAVRGFSYLGSSFIYVIFKEGTDIYWARSRVLEYLQAVKNKIPADVNPVLGPDATSLGWGFSYAVVDETGGHDLSELRSIQDYSIKLGLESVPGVSQVASIGGFVKQYQVTIDPNRLLAYNIPITKVMEVIRKSNRDVEGRVLEMSGVEYMVRGRGYIKNLKDLEDVSLGTNNAGTPILLKDVARIQFGPEIRRGLAELDGRGEVAGGIVVVRFGENVLNVIERVKEKIEKDIAPSLPTGVKIVTTYDRSDLIKRSIDTLKDEIIKLAVAVSVVCFIFLFHLPSALVVILTLPVAIIMSFICMYYLGVTSNIMSLSGIAIAIGAMVDASIIMVENSHKKLEEWEAEGKPGNRTDVIIDAAKEVGPSLFFSLLVITVAFLPVFTLQAQAGRLFKPLAYTKTFAMLFSSFLAITLTPVLMTLFIRGKIRPEERNPISIILHKLYEPIARLALRFKKTVIITAAVILILTIYPFMKLGSEFMPPLYEGSLFYMPVTMPGASISEVSSLLQIQDKILKKIPEVAQVFGKAGRAETATDPAPLEMFETVINMKPESEWREGMTVEKLKDEMNDALSIPGVANSFTMPIKARIDMLATGIRTPVGIKILGPNLEEIEKIGLALEHHLKDIPGTRSVYAERVATGYFLDIVIKKNEVARYGLTVDDVGEVIQVAIGGMNLTTTVEGRERYPVNVRYSRELRNDVEKLRRVLVPVMTANRPVAAASTAGMSGSTGPLQIPLGELADIKIVKGPTAIKSEEGLLTAYVFIDYSGGDVGGYVDEARKKVASLKIPEGYRLSWSGEYEYLVKTHERLKLVIPLTLFIIFILLYFNTKSVIKTAIVLLAVPFSLVGSFWLLYILNYNMSIAVWVGIIALAGLDAETGVVMLLYLDLAYEKWKKEGKMATAADLKEAIMYGAVKRIRPKIMTVSVILAGLIPIMFSHGTGADVMKRIAAPMVGGVITSTILELIIYPAIYMIWRGRSLQKD, from the coding sequence ATGATCGCCAAAATCATTGCATACAGTGCCCGTAATAAGTTCATCATCTTTCTGATGATGTTCATCTCCCTTGCCTGGGGTTACTGGGCGTTGAAGAATGCACCACTTGACGCCATCCCGGACTTGAGCGACACCCAGGTCATCATCTACACGGAATGGACAGGCCGAAGCCCTGACCTGGTGGAAGACCAGATCACCTATCCCATTTCCTCCACCCTCCTTGCCGCTCCCCAGGTACAAGCGGTCAGAGGGTTTTCCTATCTTGGTAGCTCCTTCATCTATGTCATTTTCAAAGAGGGGACGGATATCTACTGGGCGAGAAGCCGGGTGCTGGAGTATCTCCAGGCCGTTAAAAACAAAATCCCCGCCGATGTGAATCCCGTCCTCGGTCCCGATGCGACGAGCTTGGGATGGGGGTTTTCCTATGCCGTCGTTGATGAGACAGGGGGGCATGATCTTTCCGAACTCCGCTCAATCCAGGACTATTCGATCAAACTCGGGCTGGAGAGCGTCCCCGGAGTTTCGCAGGTCGCGAGCATCGGCGGCTTTGTAAAGCAGTACCAGGTCACCATCGATCCGAACCGCCTTCTTGCCTACAATATCCCGATTACGAAAGTGATGGAGGTAATCCGCAAGAGCAACCGGGACGTGGAGGGCAGGGTTCTGGAGATGTCCGGCGTGGAATACATGGTGAGGGGCAGGGGATATATCAAGAACCTCAAGGATCTGGAAGATGTTTCCCTGGGCACGAACAATGCGGGGACACCGATCCTCTTGAAGGATGTGGCCCGTATTCAGTTCGGGCCGGAAATCAGAAGGGGTCTGGCGGAACTGGACGGCAGGGGAGAGGTTGCCGGGGGGATTGTCGTTGTCCGTTTTGGCGAGAATGTTCTTAATGTCATTGAGCGGGTTAAGGAAAAAATAGAGAAAGACATCGCACCGAGCCTCCCCACAGGGGTGAAGATTGTCACGACCTATGATCGGTCAGACCTGATAAAGCGCTCAATCGACACGCTGAAGGACGAGATCATAAAGCTGGCCGTTGCGGTCAGCGTTGTCTGTTTCATTTTCCTGTTTCACCTGCCCAGCGCCCTTGTTGTGATCCTCACCCTGCCCGTGGCGATCATTATGTCGTTTATCTGCATGTACTATCTTGGGGTCACGTCAAATATCATGAGTTTGAGCGGTATTGCCATTGCCATCGGGGCCATGGTCGATGCTTCCATCATCATGGTGGAAAACTCCCACAAGAAGCTGGAAGAATGGGAAGCGGAGGGCAAACCGGGAAACAGGACGGACGTCATCATTGACGCGGCCAAGGAAGTTGGGCCTTCTCTATTCTTCTCCCTCCTGGTGATCACGGTGGCGTTCCTTCCCGTGTTCACGCTGCAGGCGCAGGCGGGGAGGCTGTTCAAACCGCTGGCCTATACGAAGACGTTTGCCATGCTCTTCTCATCATTCCTTGCCATTACCCTGACGCCGGTATTGATGACGCTCTTTATTCGGGGTAAAATTCGGCCGGAAGAAAGAAATCCCATCAGCATCATCCTGCACAAGCTCTATGAACCCATCGCCAGGCTTGCCTTGAGATTCAAAAAGACGGTTATTATTACTGCCGCCGTCATTCTGATACTGACTATCTACCCATTTATGAAACTGGGTTCGGAATTTATGCCCCCCCTTTACGAAGGGTCCCTCTTTTATATGCCGGTGACCATGCCCGGGGCATCCATTTCCGAGGTCTCCAGCTTGTTGCAGATACAGGATAAAATTCTAAAGAAGATCCCGGAAGTTGCCCAGGTGTTCGGAAAGGCTGGCCGGGCCGAGACCGCTACAGATCCGGCGCCCCTGGAGATGTTTGAGACGGTGATTAATATGAAGCCTGAATCCGAGTGGCGTGAAGGGATGACTGTGGAAAAACTTAAGGATGAGATGAATGATGCGCTTTCAATTCCCGGTGTTGCGAATTCCTTCACCATGCCGATCAAGGCCCGCATTGACATGCTTGCCACGGGGATCAGGACCCCCGTGGGAATCAAGATTTTGGGCCCGAACCTCGAAGAAATCGAAAAGATAGGCCTTGCCTTGGAACATCACCTCAAGGACATTCCGGGAACCCGCAGTGTTTACGCGGAGAGGGTCGCAACCGGCTACTTTCTGGATATTGTTATTAAGAAAAATGAAGTGGCACGGTATGGGCTGACCGTGGACGACGTTGGGGAAGTGATCCAGGTCGCCATCGGGGGGATGAATCTGACCACCACTGTTGAGGGGCGGGAGCGCTATCCTGTCAATGTCCGGTATTCAAGGGAATTACGCAATGACGTGGAAAAGCTGAGAAGGGTGCTTGTGCCGGTGATGACGGCGAACCGTCCGGTTGCCGCCGCATCGACTGCCGGTATGTCCGGTTCAACCGGTCCTCTCCAGATACCCTTGGGGGAACTTGCGGATATCAAGATTGTCAAAGGTCCGACCGCCATAAAAAGTGAAGAAGGACTCTTGACCGCCTATGTCTTTATCGATTACTCAGGCGGGGATGTGGGAGGGTATGTTGATGAAGCCCGGAAGAAGGTGGCCTCTCTGAAGATACCTGAAGGCTACCGACTTTCCTGGAGCGGCGAATATGAATACCTGGTCAAGACCCACGAAAGGCTGAAACTGGTCATTCCCCTTACGCTCTTTATCATTTTTATCCTGCTTTACTTCAATACGAAATCAGTCATAAAAACGGCAATCGTTCTTCTTGCCGTTCCCTTTTCCCTCGTCGGTTCCTTCTGGCTTCTCTATATTCTCAATTACAACATGAGCATTGCCGTATGGGTCGGCATCATCGCCCTCGCGGGGCTCGACGCGGAAACGGGCGTGGTGATGCTCCTCTATCTTGACCTCGCCTATGAGAAGTGGAAAAAAGAAGGAAAAATGGCAACTGCAGCCGATCTGAAAGAGGCCATCATGTACGGCGCCGTAAAAAGAATTCGTCCCAAGATCATGACGGTGAGCGTTATCCTGGCGGGCCTTATCCCCATCATGTTCAGCCATGGCACCGGCGCCGACGTCATGAAACGGATTGCCGCGCCCATGGTAGGCGGCGTCATCACTTCCACCATCCTCGAATTGATCATCTATCCCGCCATTTATATGATCTGGCGGGGCCGGAGCTTACAGAAAGATTAA